The Musa acuminata AAA Group cultivar baxijiao unplaced genomic scaffold, Cavendish_Baxijiao_AAA HiC_scaffold_412, whole genome shotgun sequence genome contains the following window.
CATAATATATCCAAACTAAAGTTGTCTTATGTCCATACAAGCTCCCTTAATTCTGCCTTCATGAATATATTAAAAACAGAATGCAAAAAATCACAATATTTTGTCACTGCAAGGTATTGCTATTCAAATTTTATGACAAAAATTATCATGTGCACTAGTGCAGATTGCTTCCTAACACAAGTAGTTGGATAGGAACAGAGGCATCTCACAGCATACATAAAAGTACATAATGTTATAATAGGTACATTGAGTACGAATGAACAAGAACAATAGCATGAAAAATTGAAGTGGAGATGCAACAAGCCAGAAAGTTCATTCAAATAGTTGAAGCATAAAGAGAACTTTTGACGTCCAAGGACTTAATAAAAATGGCTGGACCAGATTCTGATTCAACAAGAGAAAAAACAAAACACCTGACCCAGCCATATATGAATTTAGAGTAGCCATAAGAAACGACATTGTGTTGTGACTCATCCATGCTTCTCTTCTCTTTCCCGGTTCCATTGCTCAATCCTAGCTCTCCGTTCCTCGCTTCCTTCCCTTATCGGGCTCTTTGTACGTTTTGGACTTCCATGCCGCCGCCTTCCCCCATCTCTATCATGGCTTCCATGTCCATCACCACTCCTCCGCCCATTGTCCCGATGGTCACCACGGTCACGATAATCACCATGATCACGGGATCCCCTTTTATAATATGGGCTTGGACTGTGACTGCGACTTCGACTTCTTCGTGTGTTGGGCCTCCTGTACCGCCCAAATAGTTTCCTCCGGAGCTCCCTACCAATCTGCTTCACATGCATGAAATTGCAGTATCCACCACGGTTGCAACTATTCTCCTCATACTGTCGGCATGTGGCTTCTCTAAAGTCTGTGACAGGAGAAAAGTCCACAATTATAGGGCGCCCCGAGTAAAACCTGCCCTGCAGGGCCCTCATAGCAGCAGATGCTTGGTCCTCTTCTCTATATTGAACATAGACATTCCCAATCATATGATCAGCAAGGTTGTCACAAACATTAAGGTTCTCAATCTCGCCAAACTTGCCAAGCTCCTCAAAGATGTCTTCATAGAAGTCCTCAAAGTGCTCTTGTATCTTCCGAGGGTCAATCGGCTGGCCCTGAGCATCGACACCTGGAGTGATCATGTCTGGGCGCTGATACATATTAGAGAGGAGAATGGTCGGTGATATCGTGGGACGGTTGTGGAGGCGGGAGCATCGATCCCCATGGCGACAAGCCCCAATCTTGAAGTAGAAGGGGCAGTTGACTCTGTCCTTTTCCGTGCCAAAGATCGAAGCCAAATGTTCAGCCATCAAATCCAAGATGTCTGAGAGCCCCTAAAACCTCCAGAAACCTTTGATGGTTGCAATAACATAGTCAATGATCGACCTTTTTTCCCAGAAAGAAAACAAATCTCACCTTTTGGTATGATACAAGTAAAACTTCAACTATGACAGAAGAATGCGAGCAAATAGTACTTTCCCATCGAAGCCGCCTCTTGGCAGTTCCCCACATTGCCGTTGTCTTTAGGAATTTGAAGATCTTGCTATTTCAACCGATCAAGTTGCTAAAATGACAAGCAAAAGTCGCTATATAGTTCAGAAAGAGATTCAAATCTCTCCGGAGCCAAAAACCCTAAGAGAACTGTTTCCTAGGGTGCCGAATAATTGGTGTGAGATCAAATAAAACCATCCAGCGTTTCCTTCCCTAATCGAACGATTTTGATCGCATGAATCGAAAACTTAACATAATTATAACGATGGACAACAAAAAAAACCCTAGGCCGAGTCGGTCAACAAATCAAAGACAAGCCTTAATACGAAAAATGAATTACAGAGCCATTTAAGGTTTAGGAGAATGCGACGTACCTCAACGTGCAAGGAGGACGAGCGGCCGGAGACCACAGGGGCGATCCCCAAAGCAAGGAGCAAGCGAGAGCAAGGGCTACGCTGCGTCGGGACTTCGGGGTAGTGGGTGTCTCCCCGTCTGGAGGATTATTTATATTGTGCGAACCGATTCGTGAGCTCGGTCCGTTCGAGTGGATTTGGGCTCGCGAGATCGTGAGTCGGTCCGTTCAAACCGGAGCTCGGACGCAAATTTAGCAGAGAGTGAGCTCGGTATGTTCGACTCGGTGCTCCGAACCAAAAGGCAGCCCAAATCGACCGGGCTGGGATTTGGTCTCATAAGATCCGAGGGTTCTCCTTTCGGTTCGACCGCGTCGAGTTGATCGAAACGATCGAGCTATTTGTTCATGGTTGAACAACGAAAGTGCTACATAAAGAAAACATAAGAAGGAGTGTCACGAGTAGTTATTTTTGGGCTTGCGAGATCGTGAGTCGGTCCGTTCAAACCGGAGCTCGGACGCAAAGGTAGCAGAGAGTGAGCTCGGTGTATTCGAGTCGGTGCTCCGAACCAAAAGGCAGCCCAAATCGATCGGGCTGGGATTTGGTCTCATAAGATCCGAGGGTTCTCCTTTGGGTTCGACCGCGTCGAGTTGATCGAAACGATCGAGCTATTTGTTCATGGTTGAACAGCGAGAGTGCTACATACAGAAAACATAAGAAGGGGTGTCACAAGTAGTTATTTTTGGGCTCGCGAGATTGTGAATCGGTTCGTTCAAACCGGAGCTCGGACGCAAAGGTAGCAGAGAGTGAGCTCGATGTGTTCAAGTCGATGCTCCGAACCAAAAGGCAGCCCAAATCGACCGGGTTGGGATTTGGTCTCATAAGATCCGAGGATTCTCCTTTGGATTCGACCGCGTCGAGTTGATCGAAACGATCGAGCTATTTGTTCATGGTTGAACAACGAGAGTGCTACATACAGAAAACATAATAAGGGGTGTCACAAGTAGTTATTTTTAGGCTCACGAGATCGTGAGTCGGTCCGTTCAAACCGGAGCTCGGACGCAAAGGTAGCAGAGAGTGAGCTCGGTATGTTCGAGTCAGTGCTCCGAACCAAAAGGCAGCCCAAATCGATCGGGTTGGGATTTGGTCTCATAAGATCCGAGGGTTCTCCTTTGGGTTTGACCGTGTCGAGTTGATCGAAACGATCGAGCTATTTGTTCATGGTTGAATAGCGAGAGTGCTAATATAAGAAGGGGTCTCATAAGTAGTtatttttgttctcttctctTTTAGCCTATCCAAAATATGAGAGGCAATGGGTGTAGGATATAAATTTATGGTATGCATGGAATAATGTCCGGAAGAAAATTCCTGGCACTGTAATACTTGTTTTTCTGATCCATCATCAAtttaacttgagataattgaTTTAACCTAGTTTATATTTTGAGTAGTATCGAATATGAAAGAGAGGGGTCGTTAAGTATTGAGAACCTACGTGAGAGAGAAGAATTTTTCTGAAGGTGAAAAAGGACAAAAGATACCTCTGTCTCATATCTTATTCTTAGAAAAGATTACATTGAAGTTTTTTTCAGAAAATTCTGTCCAACAACCAATGTAGTACATATGTGCAAACATCTAAATCTCATAtatatttgtttagcttagtttcAAATTCAAAGATACATGAGAATGTAGTTTTATATAGTGTCATTCTTATAACTATAGATTTAGCaagagaatatatttttttagatATTATATTGATGTGACATGTCCAACAAGCTTTTCATCCTCTTTGATAGTTTATATGGTGTGTCTAGTAAACGTTGGTTGGATTCTATATATTGAGTTAAAATTGgttaaaaataatgatcatatcatTTGCTTCTTCATTTTGCCTTGGGTTAAGAGCGTGTACATCCTTAAGAACATTACCTCAATTATTATcacatataataaaaaataatcaaattacgCTTTAATTATTTTACTATCCTAGTTGGACGTATTATATATAAAGGGGATATTTTGGGATCAAATGTTTCATCATAGGTGAACACATCATATGGAAAAAAATATGCATTGGGAACGTTAAGTGTTTTTGATGCTTCTTTATCCTTGTTGGACACATCATGCATATCAGAGATGTCTTAGGTTATGTTAGCCTATTTAGATTTGTTTTTTGTAATTTTCATATGTATTATACACAACGGATACATGTTGAACATGTCAAGTAGATGTATCAAATTTCTTTTGCTTCTAATTCTATATAGTGGAGGAAATGAATAGGGTATTGGTCGGTGGTCCATGGTTTGTTAGGAGGCAGCTCCTTTCTCTCATTCTTTATAAGTCTAACTTTTGGTCACCATTGGAAGAAATTGGCTTCAATTGTTAGTGTTGCTAAGccataattttatttcttggaacaaATTGTTTCTAAGGTTGAAAATTTGTTTAAGATCAATAAAGTTACGTTGATTTGTTCCGGAGATAATTTTGTCCGTATTTGTATCCTATTAGATCTGTCTCTCTCAGTACTTAAAAGAATTTAGATTCAACTGGGATAATTCTAATTCTTCCGGTCTATTGATTCAAAAACTtcctaatatatattttaagtgtAATAAAGTaggttataaaatattaatttatgaatATATTGTCCAGGAGTCCCCGTTGACTTCATCTTGAGAGGAGATTGGGGCGACCACCCCTATACCAAATGTAGAAGATGAATAATTATATGGACCTTGAGTTTAAATCCAAATGAGGTCCAAGGCTAAGATTGGGAGACCTGATCTGGTTAACGGGCCAAGGGTAAGGGAAAAAAATTAGAGCTTTAATCTACCCCCAAATCTTGATTGGTTCAAGGACCAAGGAGAAAAAGGGCTTGAGCCAGAAGTCCTTATAGCTTCATAGTATATTACTTTgaacataattaatataatgagaCTATCTCAAAGAATTTAAGATCATTcataatggaaaaaaaaaaagagtgtcaGGATAATAAAAGGTCGCACGTAAAACAAAAGCTTACAATGAAAAATCATTTAGATAATGTTAGAGGAAGAAAAATAAGTCTTAAGGAAGACGAAGATAGAGGCAATGATGAAAAAGAGGAAAAGGTGAGCTTAGTAGAAAATAGAAAGAGTGACAAGGGTTAGAAAAGAAAGAACGAGGAGATTATAGATAAGATAAACATCAAAAGAAAATGTGAGACGAATATCATAAAAGACAAATAACGTGACATACGATAATAACAAATAAGAGAGGTTATAGGTGATGGACCAATAACAAAAAGAAGAATATAGCACAAGTATGATGGACGTTGCTTCATGAAAGACTACCATTTACCTAAAATTACAATTTGATACACCAATTCAAAGCGATTTTGAGAATTTACCATAGGATTCCCTAaagtaatttttaaaattaagagaAGCATTAGAGAAAAGTGAGAGGTGAACatacaaataaaataacataCGATAGAGGTTGCAGGTGGTGGGACCAATAGTAATAGCACAAGTGAGAGCATAAAGCAAGCATAGTGGAGTTGCATCGGTACATGAAAGACTATTCGGTACGATTCACCTAAAGTGATAATTCGATGTATTAATTTAGAAGGATTTTGAGAATTTATCATACTTGGGATTCTCCAAAGTAATTTTCTAAAACTAGGACAATCCTGGATGAAAACACATATACTAGAGCTTTTTTAAGTAGATCAACATGATTCATGATTTAATGATTCAAACCAACAACCTAACCTTGAATTGATGATTTTGAACGGAATTGGAATCTTCAATTCTGGTTCTTAAAAATTAGAACCAAAATCGATGATTTCAAAatgaataaaaacaaaaaaaataaatattaaatttaaagtCTAATAATAACTTGAGTTTGAAttttgatagattttttttttaatcaatcgaAACCAatgattctaattttttttattctaattttaaatttgatagaATCAAAACTGATGATAACAAAATCATGGTCAGCGACTACAATGAACCCCCTAAACGGATAAATGTTTATTACTAGAATTTCCAGCTTTAAAAGGTGAAGGACAAGTATTTAGTGAAGTTAATCTATTATGCATTTATAATAATATTGTTAAGTTTCCTAATTGGACCCATCTGATTTTAGTTGAGAAAAAGAGATGATTAATTCCTGATTCTTTCTGACTCCTCAACATTAAAGTTCTTTAAGGTCACATAAGAATGCTTTAGAAAATCTTGCACACAAACAAGCTAGTGAAAGTTACCATAAAATAAATTTGCCATGCTTAGTAGTTGTAAGCATCCCTCAAAATGCAATACAATGCTTGAGAAAAGCCAATCCAATACAAAGAAACtagtgaaagcaagagcattgctCCAAATACAATACAATGCTCGAGAAAAGCCAATCCAATAGATGGAAAGGTTACACAAACAAATTAGTGAAAGCAAGTAGTAGTTATAAGCATTCCACAAAACACAATAGAATGCTCGAGAAAAGCTAATCCATAATAGCCACATATTATGACGATTTAACTTGTTAGTTCTTAAACCAAAGCCACAGCAAGCAGTCAGAAGCTCAGTAATTTGCCTTGTTTACATCATCAAAGTATGGGTGTTCCATAGCTTTCTTTGCTGAAATCCGCTTTGAAGGCTCATACTGCAACATCTTCTGCAAATACAAAGTTCCAAAGACTGAATCAATCTAGACCAAGAAAATCAAAtatcaaaggaaaaaaataatttaaaaataataataaacaaagacaaaagttcaaaaaaaaaaaaaagaattaaaccATAACATAGTCTCTTGTAAATTTTAATCGGCTTATTATCTCAATGGctataaataaaatatactaGCATTTAGTACTTCGATATGCTTGAATTGTTCCCAGAGGCATGTTATCAAAGCACTTCGTACTGGGGGTCTCACTGGGTTGTGTATATTCGTATGTGTATGAATTCATACCATTTCGGATTGAAATCTGAAAGTGTTTGATTTAGGTCAATATCTGAAACTAAATTATTTGCTTTGAATGATCCATACTGTCATATTTGTCTCTTGTAAAACGAAGACAATATGCTTCAAATGTTCACCATCTGCTGTATATTTTAATGGGCTAATCATCATCTCAATTGTTAGAAACAAAAGAACACAAGCATCTAGGGCTTCAATATGCTTAAATTGTTCCAACAAAGAAGTGAGCAAAGCACTTCAAAATAGGAATCTCACTGGGTTGTGTTTATTCGTATTCATGTCTAAATTCATACCATTTCAGATTGATATCTAAAGTGTTCCATCTAGTTCAATATCTAATAGCAAAATTATTTGCTTTGAATGATCCGTAGCGTGTCATATTCAGGtttttaaaaaaagataatttctgaTGAACTATGCAAAGATAagaataaattaaatataaaaaacacAGTCGATATAGAAATCCTCTTACCGAGAGTAGATCCAATCCATTATCATCCAGATTAGGAACAGTAGATGACAAACTCTTGGGGCTCCACTGAGGATACTCGTGCCAATTAGGCAATTTGCTTACACCAGGCCAAATTACATCATTTGGTGTACCCAGTAACCTACATCACTAGCATAATCAGAGAAACTAACAGAGTAACCTACTTAGAAGGGACAATAAGAATAAAAGGAATTTATGGATTGAGAAGCACTTTACCTGAAAATATGAAGAAGCTGCTGCAGTTCAGAGTCGCCAGCAAAAAGTGCTTGGGTTGTAATTAGTTCAGCTAAAAGTTCAAAGCCGAGGAAAAAACAGTCAAGGAAGCAAACTTCTTTTAAAATCATGGAAATGGATGTCATATCTAACTATATGATCCAAATTCCTAGCATATCTGAGGTGAGAAATACTTACCAAAAATACAGCCGATTGACCACATATCGATCGGTGTTGAATAGTGTGTGGCCCCAAGGAGAACCTCTGGAGCTCGATACCAAAGAGTCAGGATCTGAAGCAATCAGTTGTCGTTGAGCAAAGTGAACTAGAACATAAGCCGAGATAATCAAGAAATTAAGCTCAAAATTTATACCTCATGAGTATATTTCTTGAGAGGAATAGTGAATGCTCTGCTAAGTCCAAGGTCTGCGATTTTTAACATCATAGTCTTTCGATCCATCAAGAGATTGTGAGGTTTCAGATCTCTACATACATGAAGAAAAGCAAGGAGTTGAAACTCTAACACACGTTCTGTCCGTATAACAATTTGACATTAGAAACAGAAGTATCAAGCAGATTTTTACCTGTGCAGCACCCCACGCCCATGACAGAACGCAATTCCTTTACATAGTTGATACATCAGAATCTGTAGGACAAAGGATTAAGAAATACCTGAGAGTGTCGGCCGAACAATCATTTTAGAACAAATTTCTATACTATACTCCAAACTCCGAGTAAAGCTTCTTAACAAAATTGTTTGCGCTATAGGTTCAACTTAGTGTGATCATTTTGGAACCTCAATAACTACCCTGCAACAATCTTTACTAAGCCGAAAAGTATTCTTTTTTAACCCTGCTCAGGTCATTCAACAATCCGTTTGCACACAAAACATATTTATATACCGATAGGATTAACATGTACAAGTTGGATTAGCAACACGGTCTGTAGGCGTCGTTACCTTCACAGTTTCGGGCGGAATCTGTTCATGGTTCTGACGGAAGCTTCTGATGTATTTCTTGAGATCGGTGTCCATGTACTCAAAGACGAGATACAGAATGGTTTGCCCGTCTTTGTTCTTATCTTGTTTGAGATCCAACAATCTGCAATCACAGGGAAGCCTATCAGCCAAATTAAGAGATGGCGCGTCGAATGACAAGATTTCAAGGATTAGTATAACGTCAGatagaaagaaaaagtaggacgaGCAATAAAACAACGACCTAGAAACGTGCAAGGGAAATATGTGAATGATTCCTCTATTAGGGGAGCAAGATGAAGTAATGATTTAACTTCCCAAGAGGAATAACCTAGCGGGTAAAGAAACCCTAAAAGGAAGACGAGATGGAACCAAAGCCTAGCGGGTAGAGAAGAGAAAACAACCTGACGACGTGGGGGTCGACGGAGAGCATGCGGAGGAGGGAGACCTCGCGGAGGGTGGTGGGGGGGACGCCCTCGTCGTCCTCGGGCAGGCGGGTCTTCTTGAGGGCGACGATCTTGCCGGTGGCCTTCTCCCTGGCCTTGTACACCTTCCCGTACGTCCCTTCCCCAACCTTCTCCAGCTTCTCGTACGCGTCCATCGCCCgactctgctgctgctgccgcaccGTTGtcgccatcctctctctctcagtCTGTCTCTCCGATTGTCGCTGTGTGGCTCGATCGAGCAagggaagaaaggaggagaaaagaTAGACTCTGAACGAAGGGTTGTGTTCTCTTTTGGGCAACAAGAGAAGGGGTTTACTTATAGatatctcttttctttttctattaattGTTCTCTACCTTTTCTTGATGCACGCTCGCCTGCCCGCCCCAACGGCTCGCGATATTTGAAATTCGAATTGGCGTGTGGAGCCCTGCCCTCATATGTTGTCACGTGAGATGTGCGTGGGtctttaaaaggaaaaaaaaaaggaattaattTAACACGTTTCCCCAgtattctaatttttttaaaagctTTTGAAATGACTAACAAAGgctcaaataatatatatttttaatatttaaaagtttaaaattatattattttttatatttcactAAATTTAAGTGAATTTACAATCTCTTTGGTGAAAATCATTTGAATATTATCAGAGAATTTTAGAAAACCAGAGTTACATTTTTGTTTAAAAACAAATTATTAATTGAGAAACCAAATGATTTGATCCCTAAAATGACCAAGAAAACAAATTGTTACACTATatcttttttgataaataaaatcaAGAAACAAATTATTAACTGATAAACAcaagtaatatatttttttataatatttattctttatggtattTATGTGAATATAAAATTGGGAttgagaggaggagaaagaaagcgCTTACTTGatgggtcttttttttttttttttttccgtattACTCATCCAAATAAATGTCCATTTCCCTTCACTCGTGTTCCTTTCTCAATTTTTATCATTCGTGCCCCCTTCAAATTTTCCTTGTTCATCAGCCGCTCCTTCATCCAACTCCTTTTCTTTTTATCATCTTCCCTTAATTAATAtacttaattaaaataatttacaaaTATTGATGCTTATAGTATTAGTtgactatttttattttattatactaTATGCTaataatgttttatttttatataggtTTAAAATTTGAGCAAATCGCCTAGAAAAAGCACAATattcttattttcatttttttttctagcaTAAGACCTCTGCTTTTCAAAGTAATAAAACTACCATTAACCAATCTTttgtcttttcctcttcttccttctttctcaaATTTAACCAACTCATTGAATTGAACCAAACTTGTTCAATCCAAAACTTAAACcggtctaaaataaataatagtgaATAAAATTTGCATAAATGGTTGAAATTCTTAAAGGGTTAAGAATAGAAAAAGTGACAATTTAGGCATTTGAAGTCATTCTATGTTTttcagaaaatttaaaaaatttgtgGTGAAAGAGTGGGCCGAGTTATACTATTTTTGAATAAAGGTATACTGGTTTTAAATaggatttcaaaaataatataaccttattttaaaaaaatataagttatgtcttcaaaaattctttgacACTTGAAACTGCATAAACCTCAAAATTCACTACTACCATCTTGCTCATGTGTCTTGTGAACCTCCAACTAAATGATTAAGATGATGCCTTACCAGAAATCCTAGTGAGATACACCAGCAATGGATTCTGGTAGTGTCACCTCCTTTTTCAAGAACTCCTCCCACTCCACCTCCCTTAGCATCTGAATCCTCTCATCTAATGGTACAAAACCTGTTTGTGGACTAATTACTCTATAAGTACCTCctttttatatcagaagtatactGCCTCCCATGTCAGGCCCTTGAAGTTTTCCGGTGAGCAATACTCGGATAGGCATAAAGAGATTCTTTCCTGTTGCAAGGAATCGAATTTAGAGATGATGAGCTCCCGAGATTAATGATCAAGCAGAAACAGTCGATATAGATGACCAAAACATCTAGTGATGAAACATAGGAGGACATGATCATCATGTTTAATAGATTACATGTCCATAATTAGCTAAAATTTCCCAAATAAATGGAGCCAATATCACAGAAGCAATGTTTCAAGAAACTCAAAGTTTGTTAGTTTGTGTAAATACTTCAAAAATATATTTGATCCATAGCTAGAAGTCTTTTGGCATTACCTTGAATCTACAGATATATTGACTGCTACTATAGTGGATGAGAAAGCACATCAAAACATTCTACCAAATAGTACAGTGGTATGTTATACCACTTGCTACCAAAGCACATCAAATTATTTCTTAGAAAAACCAAGTTTTTTGATGGGAGACCTCAAATAAATTCATAAATTGAAGGGaaagatatttttcttaaaataaactaAATATAGAGGATATTACACCAATGAAAAAATATCCTTTGGTTAGTATGAACTTGACAGATTGGTACCAATAAAATGTTTCAGGAAAAAACACTGAGAACAATCGCTTAAAGTTTGAAATGTCAGAAAAACACAATTATTTAGAGTGTATTGATTCAAGTCAGGAATACAGGAAACATATGTAAAAAACCCCCACTTAGACTCAAGTTTCCGTTGCTCTCAACTTGAACCATATCCAACTTTATTTAGAAAGGTCAATATATGCTCCAGATTCATGGGAAAAAGTGGCAACCCCATATAATCAACTCTTCCACTATATGTGTTCAGAGTGCaaagatcaagaaaaaaaaaaaagaagccctGTGGTATAGAAGACGATGACAACAATAAGAAGAAGATCCCAACTACTGGGGACCATCTATGTTAATCTTTTCCCACCATTAAGGTGCTAGAGGGAAGCATCACTAGTTAAAATAAGAACAATGGAGTCTCTTGTATACATGTGCTAACTAAAACCATTCAACTAAAATTCAGACATGCTTTGTCTTAACTGTGTGACTTATGGAGTTATCTGgctgcataatatgaactcaactACAGTTAGCAGGCACTGGTCTCCAGCTCTATACCCACCAGATCCTGCTGAAATAGGCTTTCTTTTTTTGCCCTTTTATTTGtttgtattatttatttatttattttgcacgGTTGATCACCAGAAGCAAGGAATAAATATAATTGGTAGATCAATAACTTACTAATGTTAAACTCCATAACTTACTAATATTCAAGTTGTCGAGAAGATAATCAACTCCATGCATCAGTTGAATCTGACCTTGCGcttcaggagcttgccgaagctTTTCACCCATTTTTGCCAGCCTGCATGACCTTTCCTTCGGTGCTTCACGGAGCTCTCCACAATCATAAGAAGATATCTAGCTGGCAAACACCTCTGAGAGCTTATCTTGTAGAACAGGTTTACATTCAGCACTGCAGAATTTACATGATTTCATGCTTAGACAGCATGGCATATTTCAGAATTTAGTGATCAAACCCAATTACTGAGCATAGAAATCCATGTGAGCCAATTATTACTGGAAACATCTTACACTACCGCTAATCTAAGTTCACTGTGATATAACAGATGAAGTTGCTCAAGTGAAACTTATAAATTGATGAAATATGCAGTCTTATCATAACCTCAAATATAAAATATCGAAGATGTTATACATTACCTGGCTAGAGTAGAGTGCAGAGGATAAGACAACAAATTCACTAGAGCCTTGTCTGTATGTTACCAAATCAATTCCATCCTTCAATAGTTCAGTCGCATCCTGCACATCAATATGTCCAACCAGTATCAGCTAACTCTCTGTTCAACACCTTTTCCATTGTAGGAGAAGGGGAAGCTGAGGAGATTGACATGAATAAAATTAACCAATATTCATACAGCATACATGAACAATCAGATAAACTATCTATAACCACCAAAACCATTCAACAATGTTTTATGGTGATACTTCATGAATATAAACAAGCATTTGGCTAGTAAAGTGTTATCTTGGCTTCAGAATCAGACGTCACACCTTAATTGTGGTAATACGCCCATGAACAGTAAATTACCTTCTTATCTGAAAAATCTTAAACTTCACAAAAAATCCTATAATGTCTAACCATCCAGTAGTCCGTTCCTACTATCTATTAAAATAAAGTGCATAAATTTCATAGATTACTCAAACAGGCCCCATCTTCTTTTTCTATATCCATGAAATTATGACAATGCAGAAATTACTTATACAGGGAATCATCTCACAATAATTTATAGTTGCATTTCTTGACATTGATCTGGTCCAACAAATTTAAGTTTCAACTAACAATTAGTCAGCAGTATATGCCAAGTTCAAAATTGGTTTAAGCAT
Protein-coding sequences here:
- the LOC135658733 gene encoding cyclin-dependent kinase B2-1-like, whose product is MATTVRQQQQSRAMDAYEKLEKVGEGTYGKVYKAREKATGKIVALKKTRLPEDDEGVPPTTLREVSLLRMLSVDPHVVRLLDLKQDKNKDGQTILYLVFEYMDTDLKKYIRSFRQNHEQIPPETVKILMYQLCKGIAFCHGRGVLHRDLKPHNLLMDRKTMMLKIADLGLSRAFTIPLKKYTHEILTLWYRAPEVLLGATHYSTPIDMWSIGCIFAELITTQALFAGDSELQQLLHIFRLLGTPNDVIWPGVSKLPNWHEYPQWSPKSLSSTVPNLDDNGLDLLSKMLQYEPSKRISAKKAMEHPYFDDVNKANY
- the LOC135658676 gene encoding splicing factor U2af small subunit B-like, which gives rise to MAEHLASIFGTEKDRVNCPFYFKIGACRHGDRCSRLHNRPTISPTILLSNMYQRPDMITPGVDAQGQPIDPRKIQEHFEDFYEDIFEELGKFGEIENLNVCDNLADHMIGNVYVQYREEDQASAAMRALQGRFYSGRPIIVDFSPVTDFREATCRQYEENSCNRGGYCNFMHVKQIGRELRRKLFGRYRRPNTRRSRSRSHSPSPYYKRGSRDHGDYRDRGDHRDNGRRSGDGHGSHDRDGGRRRHGSPKRTKSPIREGSEERRARIEQWNREREEKHG